In Candidatus Defluviilinea proxima, a single genomic region encodes these proteins:
- a CDS encoding type II secretion system F family protein — protein sequence MNPYLIGGAVLILVLLIVGVIITVTSERSLVEDRLGHLDEDQIKETQQDASKSIVADWMERRVANSSRGDQVARELARADLKIKVSEYYALIFISMSALAIVAFLIQGSWPASIIGAIGGFFAPRFYVKRQQVVRLQKFNDQLGDMLNLMVNGLRAGYSTMQAMEAVSRELPAPISDEFRRVVQEMQIGITMEKALDNLLRRIPSDDLDFVITAMNVQREVGGNLAEILDTITFTIRERVRIKGEIRVMTANVRASGAILSLIPFGLGLALYFLSPEYIGTFLLPIKSCRNRFVDLLLWA from the coding sequence ATGAATCCCTATCTGATTGGCGGTGCCGTTCTAATATTGGTGTTATTGATTGTGGGGGTGATTATCACCGTAACTAGTGAACGATCCTTGGTGGAGGATCGTCTTGGTCATCTGGATGAAGATCAGATCAAGGAAACCCAACAGGATGCATCCAAGTCTATAGTGGCTGATTGGATGGAACGTAGAGTCGCCAATTCATCTAGGGGTGACCAGGTGGCTCGAGAGCTGGCTCGCGCGGACCTAAAGATTAAGGTTTCTGAATATTATGCGCTGATTTTTATTTCCATGTCTGCGTTAGCTATTGTTGCCTTTCTCATTCAGGGAAGTTGGCCTGCATCCATTATTGGTGCAATTGGTGGTTTTTTTGCTCCGCGTTTTTACGTAAAAAGACAACAGGTAGTTCGTTTGCAGAAATTCAACGATCAGCTAGGTGATATGTTGAATTTGATGGTTAATGGTCTACGTGCTGGTTACTCTACCATGCAAGCAATGGAAGCGGTAAGTCGCGAATTACCAGCCCCAATTTCTGATGAGTTCCGAAGAGTTGTTCAAGAGATGCAAATCGGCATCACGATGGAAAAGGCGCTTGATAATCTCCTTCGCCGTATCCCGAGCGACGATTTGGATTTTGTTATCACTGCTATGAATGTTCAGCGAGAAGTTGGTGGTAACTTGGCTGAAATTCTTGATACGATCACTTTTACCATTCGTGAGCGCGTCAGGATCAAGGGCGAGATTCGTGTAATGACAGCAAATGTGAGGGCATCTGGTGCAATTCTCTCTCTGATTCCCTTTGGGTTAGGGCTCGCGTTATATTTTCTTAGCCCTGAATATATTGGAACTTTTTTGCTCCCAATAAAATCATGCCGCAACCGCTTTGTGGATTTGTTGCTGTGGGCGTGA
- a CDS encoding CpaF family protein — MSLLKRIEQGQGGSSSSGSGGQPPSQDGGEGSRLSSLQSRRVNAPITSPQAGSYFDLKTRVQNKLLSELDPSMDITRTEEVRRTIQDLFEQILAEENIVLSRPERARLFEQIAAEILGFGPLQPLLEDDTITEIMVNGPKNVYIERKGKLHRVPVTFENNDHVMRVIDRIVAPLGRRIDESSPYVDARLPDGSRVNAVIPPISLVGPTLTIRKFSKNPITVDQLIQFGSVTAEAVQFLKACVETRLNVLISGGTGSGKTTLLNIMSGFIPDDERIITIENAAELQLRQEHVVTLESRPPNIEGRGEITIRDLVINSLRMRPERIIVGECRGGETLDMLQAMNTGHDGSMTTAHANTPRDALSRVETMCLMAGMELPVRAIREQAASAIDVICQQERMRDGTRKVTYITEVSGMEGDVITMTDIFTFEQTGVEAGKVVGRLRPTGLRPKFMDKIEAAGINLPPSIFGIGERRRY; from the coding sequence ATGTCTCTATTAAAAAGAATTGAACAGGGACAGGGTGGTTCCTCTTCTAGTGGTAGTGGTGGTCAACCTCCTAGTCAAGACGGGGGGGAGGGTTCACGCCTTTCTTCGTTACAGTCGCGTAGAGTAAATGCGCCTATCACATCTCCACAGGCTGGCTCATACTTTGACTTGAAGACCCGTGTTCAAAACAAACTTCTTTCTGAGCTTGATCCATCTATGGATATTACAAGGACAGAAGAGGTCCGGCGTACAATTCAGGATCTTTTTGAACAAATCTTGGCTGAAGAAAACATTGTACTCTCTAGACCAGAGCGGGCTCGTTTGTTCGAACAGATAGCTGCTGAAATTCTTGGTTTTGGCCCTTTACAGCCTTTGCTAGAAGATGACACGATCACAGAAATTATGGTGAACGGTCCCAAGAATGTTTATATTGAGCGAAAAGGTAAGTTGCACCGTGTTCCGGTAACATTTGAAAACAATGACCATGTGATGCGTGTAATTGACCGCATTGTTGCACCGCTCGGTCGCCGTATTGACGAGTCGAGCCCATACGTAGATGCTCGTTTACCAGATGGCTCCCGTGTAAATGCGGTGATTCCTCCCATTTCCTTGGTTGGCCCAACACTTACAATCCGTAAGTTCTCCAAGAATCCAATTACTGTTGATCAATTAATCCAATTTGGTTCAGTAACGGCCGAAGCGGTCCAGTTTTTAAAGGCATGTGTAGAAACCCGCTTAAATGTTTTGATTTCGGGTGGTACTGGTTCTGGTAAGACAACCCTGCTGAATATTATGTCGGGTTTTATTCCAGATGATGAAAGAATTATTACAATCGAAAATGCGGCTGAGTTGCAACTTCGTCAGGAGCATGTTGTGACTTTGGAGTCTCGTCCACCCAACATTGAAGGACGTGGTGAGATCACCATTCGCGATCTGGTAATTAACTCTCTTCGTATGCGCCCAGAGAGAATCATTGTTGGAGAGTGCCGTGGTGGCGAAACCTTGGACATGCTTCAAGCCATGAACACGGGCCACGATGGATCTATGACAACAGCCCATGCAAATACTCCTCGCGATGCGCTTTCTCGTGTTGAGACAATGTGTTTGATGGCTGGCATGGAGTTGCCTGTGCGTGCTATTCGTGAGCAGGCAGCAAGTGCTATCGATGTTATTTGCCAACAGGAACGTATGCGTGATGGTACGCGTAAAGTGACTTACATTACAGAAGTGAGTGGCATGGAAGGCGATGTCATAACAATGACAGACATCTTCACTTTTGAACAAACAGGTGTAGAAGCGGGAAAGGTTGTTGGGCGATTACGACCAACAGGTCTGCGTCCCAAGTTTATGGACAAGATCGAGGCGGCAGGTATTAATTTGCCTCCATCTATTTTTGGCATTGGCGAACGTAGACGTTACTAA
- a CDS encoding response regulator, translating to MPGEKIRVLIVDDVSETRENVKKLLQFESDVEVAGVARTGKEAIQLSQELNPDVILMDINMPDMDGIAATEAIRAKQQAVQVVILSVQSDQNYMRRAMLAGARDFLTKPPMGDELISAIRRAGEMAQMEKAKAARVQQQAAPVSGIAGTVTGFGGPRGKIVVVYSPKGGTGCTTLAVNLALALNNADTRVALVDGNLQFGDVAVFVNEQGKNTVVDLAPRADELDAEIVEEVMVKHAATGLHILAAPNRPEYAEKVSSGQFAKMLEYLTRLYAYVIVDTSPTLTDVTLATIDVSDIIVLVTTQDIPAIKNSRLFLDLLQNLGIQRDRIMFIMNRFDKKVNITPERVADNLKQEVTLVIPVDEPTAVKAVNRGVPFVLDSKAQPIARGVFALAENVRTKVSSMESGS from the coding sequence ATGCCAGGCGAAAAAATTCGGGTTCTTATTGTAGATGATGTTTCTGAGACTCGTGAAAACGTAAAAAAGTTATTGCAATTTGAGTCGGACGTTGAGGTGGCTGGTGTTGCCCGTACTGGGAAAGAAGCCATTCAGCTTTCTCAGGAATTAAACCCTGATGTTATTTTGATGGATATCAACATGCCAGATATGGATGGTATAGCTGCTACAGAAGCCATCCGCGCAAAGCAACAGGCAGTTCAGGTTGTAATATTATCTGTTCAAAGCGACCAAAACTATATGCGTCGGGCCATGCTTGCTGGCGCGCGAGATTTCTTAACCAAACCCCCGATGGGGGACGAGTTGATTTCTGCCATTCGGCGTGCCGGTGAAATGGCACAAATGGAGAAAGCAAAAGCCGCTAGGGTACAACAACAAGCTGCACCTGTTTCTGGCATCGCTGGAACTGTGACTGGATTTGGTGGACCTCGTGGCAAAATAGTAGTTGTATACAGTCCCAAGGGTGGTACAGGATGTACTACTCTTGCCGTTAACTTGGCACTGGCTTTAAATAATGCTGATACGCGTGTAGCACTTGTTGATGGAAATCTCCAGTTTGGAGACGTCGCTGTATTTGTCAACGAACAAGGCAAGAATACCGTGGTTGATCTTGCTCCTCGTGCGGACGAGCTTGACGCCGAAATTGTAGAAGAAGTCATGGTCAAGCATGCTGCGACTGGCTTGCATATTCTTGCAGCACCCAATCGTCCTGAATATGCTGAAAAAGTGTCAAGTGGACAGTTCGCCAAGATGCTTGAATATCTGACGCGGTTATATGCTTATGTGATTGTTGACACATCGCCTACATTGACGGATGTTACATTGGCGACAATCGACGTGAGCGATATTATCGTTCTCGTTACAACACAAGATATCCCCGCCATTAAGAACAGTCGCCTCTTTTTGGACCTTTTACAGAATCTTGGTATTCAGCGTGATCGCATCATGTTTATTATGAATCGCTTCGATAAGAAGGTCAATATCACCCCTGAGCGTGTTGCGGATAATCTGAAGCAGGAAGTTACGTTGGTTATACCTGTTGATGAACCTACTGCTGTGAAGGCTGTAAATCGCGGGGTGCCATTTGTTTTGGATAGTAAAGCTCAACCAATTGCACGCGGAGTTTTTGCGCTAGCCGAGAATGTTCGAACCAAGGTTTCTTCCATGGAGTCTGGTTCATAG
- a CDS encoding response regulator transcription factor, with product MKEITLLIADDHPLFRQGVVDALSLEKDFQVLAQASNGEDAINQIRTLKPMVAILDVNMPVMNGQQVTHQVMSNNLSTRVVLLTGYDDIEQAIHAVLAGAAGYCAKEIQPEVLARTVRAVADGKYAVAGNIFNRRELDSWIDEQMEGARRSYSEPGAPFHPLSDREMEVLSCVVRGMSNKEIATLLGISHQTVKNHVTSILRKFSVEDRTQAVVYALKRGWVKLQDTAIKSQE from the coding sequence ATGAAAGAGATAACACTGCTTATTGCGGATGACCATCCGTTGTTTCGCCAGGGTGTGGTAGATGCATTATCTCTTGAGAAGGACTTCCAGGTTCTTGCTCAAGCTTCAAATGGTGAAGATGCGATCAATCAAATCCGCACTCTTAAACCAATGGTGGCTATTCTTGATGTGAATATGCCGGTCATGAACGGCCAGCAGGTAACACATCAAGTTATGTCCAATAATCTATCAACCCGTGTGGTTTTATTAACCGGCTACGATGATATCGAGCAGGCTATTCATGCAGTGTTGGCGGGGGCGGCTGGCTATTGCGCAAAAGAGATACAGCCTGAAGTGCTGGCGCGAACCGTCCGTGCTGTTGCAGATGGTAAGTATGCTGTTGCGGGAAATATTTTCAATCGTCGTGAACTGGACAGTTGGATCGATGAACAGATGGAAGGAGCACGTAGGTCCTATAGTGAGCCGGGAGCACCTTTCCATCCTCTTTCTGATCGTGAAATGGAAGTTTTGTCTTGTGTTGTGCGCGGTATGAGTAACAAAGAAATTGCTACTCTTTTGGGAATCAGTCATCAGACTGTAAAAAATCATGTTACTTCCATATTAAGGAAGTTTAGTGTTGAAGACCGTACGCAGGCAGTTGTATATGCTTTGAAGCGTGGTTGGGTCAAGTTACAAGATACGGCAATAAAATCTCAGGAGTAA
- a CDS encoding GNAT family N-acetyltransferase has protein sequence MTESPTLSIQPLRRNLWNDFEELFGRNGACAGCWCMYWKLRGKAYDEARGYTARQLHKAQIDAGVVTGLLAYLDGEVVGWVAVEPRTAYERLAHSRALKPVDKQEVWSVTCFYVAKKYRRMGVSVGLLKGAVEHVRRQGGKIVEGYPVDAQDDMSASSVFTGTASVFLQAGFKEVARNMPARPIFRFDI, from the coding sequence ATGACCGAGTCGCCGACGCTTTCAATACAACCGCTACGACGTAACCTATGGAATGACTTTGAAGAACTTTTTGGACGCAATGGCGCATGTGCTGGATGTTGGTGCATGTATTGGAAGTTGCGTGGCAAGGCTTATGATGAAGCAAGGGGATATACAGCCCGACAACTGCACAAGGCTCAGATCGATGCTGGCGTTGTGACGGGTTTACTCGCCTATCTCGATGGGGAAGTGGTCGGCTGGGTGGCTGTGGAGCCTCGCACGGCTTACGAAAGATTGGCCCATTCACGTGCACTCAAACCTGTGGATAAGCAGGAAGTTTGGTCGGTAACCTGTTTTTACGTTGCAAAGAAATATCGAAGGATGGGAGTTTCTGTCGGGTTGTTGAAGGGTGCGGTCGAGCATGTCAGACGTCAGGGCGGAAAGATCGTAGAAGGGTATCCCGTAGACGCACAAGATGATATGTCAGCGTCATCTGTCTTCACCGGCACAGCATCCGTATTTTTGCAGGCAGGGTTTAAAGAAGTGGCGCGTAACATGCCAGCACGCCCAATCTTTCGTTTTGATATCTAG
- a CDS encoding DMT family transporter has product MRLKADITLFVISIIWGSAFVAQRIAGQLGSVYLFNGARYILGGLVVLPFVRLKAPISREHYKWMFIAGFLLFIAAALQQVGVQYTTAGNSGFITSLYVVLVPFVVFIGWKEKPHWFSVVAVVLAVVGAFFLSTGGRFQVQKGDALELIGALFWALHVALIGKFASRFEPMSFSVGQLLVCGVLNLTLGLFVEQPIFTWPLAGATVYTAVMSLGLCYTLQVWAQRHTPPADAALILSLESVFAVLAGWLFLREQLVGLQYFGCVLIFVAVALSQFKEWNLGGRMATDQPRRNP; this is encoded by the coding sequence ATGCGTCTAAAAGCAGACATCACACTCTTTGTCATTTCCATCATTTGGGGTTCTGCATTTGTTGCCCAGCGTATTGCGGGTCAATTAGGCAGTGTATATCTATTCAACGGTGCTCGTTATATTTTAGGGGGGCTGGTCGTGTTGCCTTTTGTTCGATTGAAGGCGCCGATATCGCGTGAACACTATAAGTGGATGTTCATTGCGGGCTTTTTGTTGTTTATTGCCGCCGCACTCCAGCAAGTTGGGGTGCAATACACAACAGCAGGGAATTCAGGCTTTATCACGAGTCTGTATGTGGTCTTAGTCCCTTTTGTTGTGTTCATTGGATGGAAGGAAAAACCTCACTGGTTTTCAGTTGTTGCCGTGGTTTTGGCTGTTGTTGGGGCATTCTTCCTTTCGACAGGAGGCAGGTTCCAGGTCCAGAAAGGGGACGCGCTGGAATTGATCGGTGCATTGTTTTGGGCATTGCATGTCGCTCTGATTGGCAAGTTCGCCTCCCGTTTTGAGCCGATGTCCTTCTCGGTTGGGCAATTGCTGGTTTGTGGAGTCCTGAATTTGACTCTAGGTTTGTTTGTTGAACAGCCGATCTTCACCTGGCCGTTAGCGGGTGCAACAGTGTATACAGCGGTCATGTCGCTGGGACTGTGCTACACGTTGCAAGTGTGGGCACAGCGGCACACGCCACCTGCCGACGCGGCGTTGATACTGAGTCTTGAATCGGTATTCGCGGTGTTGGCGGGTTGGCTATTCCTTCGCGAACAACTTGTGGGGTTACAGTATTTCGGTTGTGTGTTAATTTTCGTTGCAGTGGCATTGTCACAATTCAAGGAGTGGAATCTGGGGGGTAGAATGGCTACAGACCAACCTCGGAGGAACCCATGA
- a CDS encoding MoxR family ATPase, producing the protein MTNLFDTTDTVKSELNKQKYIASNEISTIVYLAQKLGKPLLTEGPAGVGKTELAKAIAGATGRELIRLQCYEGLDESKALYEWEYSKQLLYTQLLRDKLNDTLGKTESLTEAADRLAKEEDVFFSDRFLLQRPLLKAILSEKPTVLLIDEIDRADAEFEAFLLEVLSDFQISIPELGTLSAKHRPFVVLTSNNTRELSEALKRRCLYLFIDYPSLQEELAVVRLKVPDLNPKLAQQAVEFVQRLRKGDMRKSPSISETLDWANALVALNASNLDKGVLEDTVSILLKHESDLQKAKRQFINPPPPPTRPKPDEYGRFSGN; encoded by the coding sequence ATGACAAATCTATTCGACACAACTGACACTGTAAAATCTGAACTCAATAAACAAAAATACATCGCATCGAATGAAATTTCGACGATCGTATACCTCGCACAAAAACTGGGTAAACCTCTTCTCACAGAGGGGCCTGCTGGTGTAGGCAAAACGGAACTCGCCAAAGCCATTGCAGGCGCAACGGGACGTGAGTTGATCCGCTTGCAGTGTTATGAAGGCTTGGATGAATCTAAAGCACTGTACGAGTGGGAATATTCAAAGCAACTACTTTACACACAACTACTACGCGACAAGTTGAACGATACGCTCGGGAAAACGGAATCCCTGACCGAAGCCGCGGACCGCCTCGCTAAAGAAGAAGATGTTTTCTTCTCAGATCGTTTCCTATTGCAACGCCCGCTACTCAAAGCGATCTTGTCTGAAAAGCCAACTGTATTGTTGATCGATGAAATTGACCGCGCCGACGCGGAGTTCGAAGCCTTTCTCCTCGAGGTGTTGAGCGACTTTCAAATTTCAATCCCTGAATTAGGGACGCTTTCCGCAAAGCACAGACCGTTCGTTGTGCTGACATCGAACAACACACGCGAGTTATCTGAAGCATTAAAGCGACGCTGTTTGTACCTCTTCATTGATTACCCATCCTTGCAGGAAGAACTTGCCGTTGTGAGATTGAAAGTCCCAGATTTGAATCCCAAACTGGCGCAACAAGCCGTGGAATTTGTGCAGAGACTCCGCAAGGGCGATATGCGTAAGTCACCGTCCATTAGCGAGACATTGGATTGGGCAAATGCACTTGTGGCGTTGAACGCATCCAATCTGGATAAGGGTGTTCTGGAAGACACCGTTTCGATCCTGTTGAAGCACGAGTCTGATCTACAGAAAGCGAAACGGCAATTCATCAATCCCCCGCCGCCACCTACAAGACCAAAGCCTGATGAGTACGGAAGGTTTTCTGGAAACTAG
- a CDS encoding sulfotransferase domain-containing protein: MTFKRPTSIAEMHERMQNFSTSEGWQRGLDYKPAPTDVFIVTPPKCGTTWMQQIVHGLRTRGSMDFDEISRVVPWINMAHDIGIDIHASQASDPKAFKTHSTLDEVPKGGKYIVVLRDPKDALLSHYHFFEDFFFEKGSIDLETFAKEHYIPGRDVHQHVTTLWKHRNDERVLPLFFENMKTDLAGTIEKVADFIGIELDDELKQIVLKQSDIKFMQAHKDQFEDHLVRKARSGPMRLPLDGQLNKVRSGNVGESKDIVPENIKKELDDIWQREIAPKTGLNAYDDLKKELTN; encoded by the coding sequence ATGACCTTCAAACGCCCAACTTCCATTGCTGAGATGCATGAGCGCATGCAGAATTTTTCCACATCCGAAGGCTGGCAACGTGGACTGGACTATAAGCCCGCCCCAACTGACGTGTTCATCGTCACGCCACCCAAATGCGGAACCACATGGATGCAACAGATCGTCCACGGACTGCGCACGCGCGGCTCGATGGACTTCGATGAAATCAGCCGTGTTGTGCCGTGGATCAATATGGCACATGATATTGGCATCGATATTCATGCGTCTCAAGCATCTGACCCCAAAGCTTTCAAGACTCATAGCACCTTGGACGAAGTGCCAAAGGGCGGTAAGTATATTGTCGTCCTACGTGACCCGAAGGATGCGTTGCTTTCTCACTACCATTTCTTTGAAGACTTCTTTTTCGAGAAAGGTTCGATTGATTTGGAGACCTTTGCGAAAGAACATTACATTCCCGGACGAGATGTTCATCAGCATGTCACAACGTTGTGGAAACACCGTAACGACGAGAGAGTATTGCCTCTGTTCTTCGAAAATATGAAAACAGATCTAGCGGGCACCATTGAGAAAGTGGCGGATTTTATCGGCATCGAATTGGATGATGAACTAAAGCAAATTGTTCTGAAACAATCCGATATCAAATTCATGCAAGCGCACAAGGATCAATTCGAAGACCATCTCGTCCGCAAGGCACGCAGTGGACCAATGCGGCTTCCGCTCGACGGGCAATTGAACAAGGTGAGGAGCGGAAACGTCGGAGAATCAAAAGACATCGTTCCTGAAAACATCAAAAAAGAATTGGACGATATTTGGCAGAGAGAGATCGCACCAAAGACTGGATTGAATGCGTACGATGATCTGAAGAAGGAATTGACAAATTGA
- a CDS encoding VWA domain-containing protein yields the protein MLQLIAALRAGGVRVSSAESAEAFSAVDFLGIQDREQFRLSLRTTLIKDQKDLATFDKLFPLFFGSGEPPMMGGNPSDDMTPEEAQMWAEAMEQFAEKLRQRMERLMNGEQLSRSELEALGQMVGLNQSDDIRYQKWMAERMMRAMAFPEVQKAMKELMEQLKQMGMNRERVEQIRNMIQQNMQGMREQIEQFAGQRIAENMSEKPRGENIDNLMNRPFEALSDADKKVLQNEVKWLAAMLRTRIALRQKRAKSGQLDPKATIRSNLKYHGVPMEIKHKDRVRKPKIVVICDVSTSMRFCSELMLSFLFALQGQVRKTHAFAFIDHLESISEDFSGSNADEAIQSVLWRMPSGHYNTDLGWSLNDFQNEYMDTLNSGTTLLIVGDGRNNYNDPRLDIFSSMSRRAVRTIWLNPEPPTMWHGDSDMRKYAPLCSNVLKVSNLRELADAVDTLMTG from the coding sequence ATCTTACAGTTAATTGCGGCGTTACGTGCGGGCGGAGTGCGCGTGTCTTCGGCGGAATCTGCTGAGGCATTCTCAGCTGTGGACTTTCTGGGGATTCAAGACCGCGAGCAATTCCGTTTGTCTTTGCGCACTACCTTGATCAAAGACCAGAAAGACCTCGCAACATTCGATAAATTGTTTCCCCTCTTCTTTGGGTCGGGAGAGCCGCCAATGATGGGCGGGAATCCGTCTGACGATATGACGCCTGAAGAAGCGCAGATGTGGGCTGAGGCGATGGAACAATTCGCGGAGAAACTACGTCAGCGTATGGAAAGGCTGATGAATGGCGAACAGTTATCTCGGTCCGAGTTGGAGGCGCTGGGTCAGATGGTGGGGCTAAATCAAAGCGACGACATCCGCTATCAAAAATGGATGGCCGAGCGCATGATGCGCGCGATGGCGTTTCCAGAAGTCCAGAAGGCGATGAAAGAGTTGATGGAACAACTCAAGCAGATGGGCATGAACCGTGAGCGTGTCGAACAAATACGAAACATGATCCAGCAGAACATGCAGGGCATGCGCGAACAGATCGAGCAGTTTGCAGGTCAGCGTATTGCTGAGAACATGAGCGAGAAGCCGCGCGGCGAAAACATCGACAACCTGATGAATCGTCCGTTCGAAGCTTTGAGTGATGCCGATAAAAAAGTTTTACAGAATGAAGTGAAGTGGCTTGCCGCGATGTTACGCACGCGCATTGCGTTGCGGCAGAAGCGCGCCAAAAGTGGACAACTCGACCCGAAGGCTACCATCCGCAGTAATCTCAAATATCACGGTGTGCCGATGGAGATCAAACACAAAGACCGTGTGCGCAAGCCGAAGATCGTTGTGATCTGCGATGTGAGCACCTCGATGCGTTTTTGTTCAGAGTTGATGTTGAGTTTTCTGTTTGCATTGCAAGGGCAGGTTCGCAAGACGCATGCCTTCGCGTTCATCGATCATCTCGAGTCGATCTCAGAAGATTTCAGCGGTTCAAATGCAGACGAGGCGATCCAGTCTGTTCTGTGGCGCATGCCCAGCGGACATTACAATACCGACCTCGGCTGGTCGCTAAACGATTTTCAAAACGAATATATGGATACATTGAACAGCGGGACGACTCTTCTTATCGTTGGCGATGGACGCAACAACTACAATGATCCACGCCTCGACATTTTCTCATCTATGTCCCGCCGCGCCGTACGGACCATTTGGCTGAATCCTGAACCCCCAACCATGTGGCACGGCGACAGCGACATGCGCAAGTACGCGCCATTATGCAGTAACGTGTTAAAGGTTAGCAACCTACGAGAGCTGGCAGACGCGGTGGACACCCTGATGACAGGGTAA
- a CDS encoding response regulator transcription factor, with product MAKVMVIDDDEDFTHLYKTALDATGFEASVVNQSTVAIEMAYLVQPDIFVIDLMMPDIDGFQLCRMLRADTHFTRTPIIIVTALTDEDSKQIAIGAGANDYLTKPFHIDELKARINSLLNSTK from the coding sequence ATGGCAAAGGTCATGGTCATCGACGACGACGAAGATTTCACACATTTATATAAAACGGCCCTTGATGCAACAGGGTTTGAAGCAAGCGTTGTAAATCAAAGCACGGTTGCCATTGAAATGGCGTATCTCGTGCAACCCGATATCTTTGTCATCGACTTGATGATGCCTGACATTGACGGGTTTCAACTCTGCAGAATGTTACGCGCCGACACTCATTTCACGCGCACACCTATCATCATCGTCACCGCCCTCACCGACGAAGACAGTAAACAGATCGCCATAGGCGCAGGCGCAAATGACTATCTCACCAAGCCCTTCCACATTGATGAACTGAAAGCGAGGATCAATTCCTTGCTTAATAGTACAAAATAA
- a CDS encoding response regulator transcription factor, which translates to MSTIMVVDDDEEFTHLYTEYLKMAGFHAIAENRSSKALELAHAVNPDLFVLDLMMPEPDGFQLCRMIRATPLFKYSPIIIVTALTDLDSKIVAMGAGANDYLTKPFHIDELKSRINALLDARRGK; encoded by the coding sequence ATGTCAACAATTATGGTCGTCGATGACGACGAAGAGTTTACGCATCTATACACAGAATATCTCAAGATGGCGGGGTTTCATGCAATCGCGGAGAATCGAAGTTCAAAAGCGCTAGAGCTGGCTCATGCTGTTAACCCCGACCTCTTTGTTCTTGACCTGATGATGCCAGAGCCTGATGGTTTTCAACTATGTAGAATGATACGGGCAACTCCCCTTTTTAAATATTCCCCTATTATCATCGTCACTGCACTTACTGACCTCGACAGTAAAATAGTTGCCATGGGCGCAGGGGCAAACGATTACCTCACCAAGCCCTTTCACATCGACGAACTCAAATCAAGGATCAATGCATTGCTTGATGCACGAAGAGGTAAGTAA
- a CDS encoding GNAT family N-acetyltransferase, with product MLHINTERLILKPHTANSLVWLNTTFNNPNEEYFNGDDPPKKHPETLEETGRLLDRILHRPPDADIIDYAIHKKETDEMIGCGMIALINQYNRRCSVGIGLGWNTGNWGKGYASETLRAVISYCFIELGLNRIEAEIYEFNDRSIRLFEKLGFRREGTRRQYIFKDGVFKDEYIYSLLREEWTG from the coding sequence ATGCTACACATTAATACAGAACGATTGATTTTGAAACCCCACACAGCCAATAGCCTAGTTTGGCTGAATACAACCTTCAACAACCCCAATGAAGAATACTTCAATGGCGATGATCCGCCTAAAAAACACCCCGAAACACTTGAAGAGACAGGCAGACTATTGGATCGTATCCTCCACCGTCCACCAGACGCCGATATTATAGATTATGCCATCCACAAGAAGGAGACCGACGAAATGATCGGATGTGGCATGATCGCGCTCATCAACCAATACAATAGACGTTGCTCGGTGGGCATTGGCCTAGGCTGGAATACGGGTAATTGGGGCAAAGGATATGCAAGTGAAACCCTGCGAGCCGTTATTTCCTATTGTTTTATCGAGTTGGGTCTGAATCGCATTGAAGCCGAAATTTATGAGTTCAACGACAGATCCATCCGACTGTTTGAAAAATTGGGTTTTCGTCGCGAAGGAACAAGACGACAGTATATTTTCAAAGACGGGGTGTTCAAGGATGAATATATTTACAGTCTGCTCCGCGAAGAGTGGACAGGCTAA